In Vigna angularis cultivar LongXiaoDou No.4 chromosome 8, ASM1680809v1, whole genome shotgun sequence, one DNA window encodes the following:
- the LOC108346110 gene encoding glycosyltransferase BC10 isoform X2, which produces MKRKVIQQRWKKKLFALIFVVFCFGSFLFMQTRYNHVVGLVSLQRHFVSEPEVQGPKIAFLFIARNRLPLEMVWDAFFRGGDSKFSVFVHCRPGFLLNKVTTKSSYFLNRQVNNSVQIEWGEASMIEAERVLLRHALSDPLNERFVFLSDSCIPLYNFTYTYDYIMSASTSFVDSFADTKEGRYNPKMDPIIPVYNWRKGSQWAVLTRKHAKFVVEDETVFPMFKKYCKKKPLPEFWRDQYIQKDLEAEITRRSLTHTAWDISNSRDHERRGWHPVTYKYSDATPMLLKFIKDIDNIYYETEYRREWCSSKGKASTCFLFARKFTRTAALRLLDFSVLGEFN; this is translated from the exons ATGAAGCGTAAGGTGATTCAGcagaggtggaagaagaagcTTTTTGCTTTGATCTTTGTGGTGTTTTGTTTTGGGAGTTTCTTGTTTATGCAGACACGTTACAATCATGTtgtggggttggtttcattgcAACGCCATTTTGTTTCTGAGCCTGAGGTTCAGGGCCCCAAGATTGCGTTTCTCTTCATTGCACGGAACAGGCTACCTTTGGAAATGGTTTGGGATGCATTCTTTAGG GGAGGCGATAGCAAATTCTCAGTTTTTGTTCACTGCAGACCAGGGTTTCTTCTCAATAAAGTAACAACTAAATCATCTTATTTTTTGAATCGGCAAGTTAATAATAGTGTACAG ATTGAGTGGGGAGAAGCAAGCATGATAGAGGCCGAGCGCGTTTTACTTAGACATGCGCTAAGTGATCCTTTAAATGAACGCTTTGTTTTCCTCTCAGATAG CTGTATACCTTTATACAACTTCACCTATACGTATGACTACATCATGTCAGCATCAACTAGTTTTGTGGACAG CTTTGCTGACACGAAAGAAGGCCGATATAATCCAAAAATGGATCCTATTATTCCTGTCTATAACTGGAGGAAAGGATCTCAG TGGGCTGTTCTTACAAGAAAACATGCCAAGTTTGTAGTGGAAGATGAAACTGTATTTccaatgtttaaaaaatattgcaaG AAAAAACCACTCCCAGAATTTTGGAGGGATCAGTACATT CAAAAGGACCTTGAAGCAGAAATCACACGAAGATCATTGACACATACTGCCTGGGATATTTCCAACTCCAGGGATCATGAGCGCCGGGGATGGCATCCAGTGACTTACAAGTACTCAGACGCGACGCCTATGCTTCTAAAATTCATTAAG GACATAGATAATATATACTACGAAACAGAATACCGAAGAGAATGGTGCAGCAGCAAGGGTAAAGCATCAACTTGCTTCCTTTTTGCTAGAAAATTTACTCGGACTGCTGCTTTAAGGCTTCTTGATTTT tCTGTTCTGGGAGAGTTCAATTAA
- the LOC108346110 gene encoding glycosyltransferase BC10 isoform X1 — protein sequence MKRKVIQQRWKKKLFALIFVVFCFGSFLFMQTRYNHVVGLVSLQRHFVSEPEVQGPKIAFLFIARNRLPLEMVWDAFFRGGDSKFSVFVHCRPGFLLNKVTTKSSYFLNRQVNNSVQIEWGEASMIEAERVLLRHALSDPLNERFVFLSDSCIPLYNFTYTYDYIMSASTSFVDSFADTKEGRYNPKMDPIIPVYNWRKGSQWAVLTRKHAKFVVEDETVFPMFKKYCKKKPLPEFWRDQYIPADTSKIHNCIPDEHYVQTLLAQKDLEAEITRRSLTHTAWDISNSRDHERRGWHPVTYKYSDATPMLLKFIKDIDNIYYETEYRREWCSSKGKASTCFLFARKFTRTAALRLLDFSVLGEFN from the exons ATGAAGCGTAAGGTGATTCAGcagaggtggaagaagaagcTTTTTGCTTTGATCTTTGTGGTGTTTTGTTTTGGGAGTTTCTTGTTTATGCAGACACGTTACAATCATGTtgtggggttggtttcattgcAACGCCATTTTGTTTCTGAGCCTGAGGTTCAGGGCCCCAAGATTGCGTTTCTCTTCATTGCACGGAACAGGCTACCTTTGGAAATGGTTTGGGATGCATTCTTTAGG GGAGGCGATAGCAAATTCTCAGTTTTTGTTCACTGCAGACCAGGGTTTCTTCTCAATAAAGTAACAACTAAATCATCTTATTTTTTGAATCGGCAAGTTAATAATAGTGTACAG ATTGAGTGGGGAGAAGCAAGCATGATAGAGGCCGAGCGCGTTTTACTTAGACATGCGCTAAGTGATCCTTTAAATGAACGCTTTGTTTTCCTCTCAGATAG CTGTATACCTTTATACAACTTCACCTATACGTATGACTACATCATGTCAGCATCAACTAGTTTTGTGGACAG CTTTGCTGACACGAAAGAAGGCCGATATAATCCAAAAATGGATCCTATTATTCCTGTCTATAACTGGAGGAAAGGATCTCAG TGGGCTGTTCTTACAAGAAAACATGCCAAGTTTGTAGTGGAAGATGAAACTGTATTTccaatgtttaaaaaatattgcaaG AAAAAACCACTCCCAGAATTTTGGAGGGATCAGTACATT CCTGCTGATACATCCAAGATCCATAATTGCATACCAGATGAACATTATGTTCAGACATTACTGGCT CAAAAGGACCTTGAAGCAGAAATCACACGAAGATCATTGACACATACTGCCTGGGATATTTCCAACTCCAGGGATCATGAGCGCCGGGGATGGCATCCAGTGACTTACAAGTACTCAGACGCGACGCCTATGCTTCTAAAATTCATTAAG GACATAGATAATATATACTACGAAACAGAATACCGAAGAGAATGGTGCAGCAGCAAGGGTAAAGCATCAACTTGCTTCCTTTTTGCTAGAAAATTTACTCGGACTGCTGCTTTAAGGCTTCTTGATTTT tCTGTTCTGGGAGAGTTCAATTAA
- the LOC108345958 gene encoding uncharacterized protein LOC108345958 produces MDQNRREVMGANENSSAKPRVRPIVRLGIFLISHSNIVSLVCFLAGVVALLLLPVLAKNTYISENALMPGSAYNMLSTHHVSDANKFIKDLTDLEFTSMASPIESQKLIARYMSALDAEVTFHKFYPQFSQFHPLHFFTSPDSGIISKNGTCSSFGVNTIGIIRAPRGDGKEAIVLVTPYNRSKVGLGEAVSLGIAYSVFSLLSRVTWLAKDVIWLVADSQYGEYSAVAAWLREYQAPVFHKVDVVTSEACNESSTFNELGQGLYLDGKLNGDFRRAGTMAAALVIKVAEQGDRYEDSLNIYAEATNGQMPNLDLINIVNYMAVHKQGLRIEVKKMWSLLDSWWLNTLGVIFESLGKIARSLNPQWKFGIPASEYVEGAATLASSLYYQGLGVPTGPHGAFRDYQVDAITLEISPKVSLTKLYRRNEFILRGGRLIEGVIRSINNLLEKFHQSFFLYLLTSPGKFVSVGVYMIPFALLVAPLPIVAAYLHANASNSNPQNPSTLEVDGSHKSWEWLNSARKVLVIHLWGVVVSLLPFFLRQLPNTTLTMNFVLWGFLSILSLLILYLILGCPIAEASASQLEKNKWASLKSVTISTAFIGLSLMSVINFATAEIGALLIVPICLLARPLKLDIQARSWRTLLRASFNIALGFVVFPPVAFVLLKVAFEDFYGINVGDYWKWVESLWAWNSATYLYVGVVHLPCWALCIYILFHPC; encoded by the exons ATGGATCAGAACCGGAGGGAAGTCATGGGTGCCAATGAGAACAGTAGTGCAAAACCAAGAGTGCGCCCAATTGTACGCTTAGGGATCTTTCTCATCTCTCACAGCAATATTGTCAG CTTGGTTTGTTTCCTGGCAGGGGTGGtggctcttctccttctccctgTCCTTGCCAAGAATACCTACATTTCCGAGAATGCCCTTATGCCAg GTTCTGCATACAACATGCTTTCTACTCACCATGTCTCAGATGCAAATAAGTTCATCAAGGACCTAACTGATCTTGAGTTCACTTCCATGGCCTCACCTAT TGAGAGTCAAAAGCTTATTGCTCGGTATATGTCAGCTTTGGATGCTGAAGTTACTTTCCACAAGTTTTACCCTCAATTCAGTCAGTTCCATCCACTGCACTTCTTTACCAGTCCTGATTCAGGTATAATCTCCAAAAATGGAACTTGTTCTTCGTTTGGAGTCAACACTATTGGAATTATTAGGGCACCACGTGGGGATGGAAAGGAAGCTATTGTATTGGTGACACCTTACAATCGAAGCAAAGTTGGTTTGGGTGAGGCTGTGTCCTTGGGCATTGCTTACTCTGTGTTCTCGCTGCTTTCGCGTGTTACTTGGCTGGCAAAGGATGTCATATGGCTTGTGGCTGATTCACAATATGGAGAATATTCTGCAGTGGCTGCTTGGCTAAGAGAATATCAGGCCCCTGTTTTCCACAAAGTTGATGTAGTTACTAGTGAAGCATGTAATGAGAGCAGCACTTTTAATGAACTTGGACAGGGTCTTTATCTGGATGGAAAGTTAAATGGTGATTTTAGACGTGCAGGAACTATGGCAGCAGCTCTTGTAATTAAAGTTGCTGAGCAAGGTGACCGGTATGAAGACAGTCTTAATATTTATGCAGAAGCAACCAACGGCCAGATGCCAAACCTTGATCTTATCAATATTGTAAATTATATGGCAGTGCATAAACAAGGATTGCGGATAGAAGTGAAGAAGATGTGGTCTCTGCTTGACTCCTGGTGGCTCAATACTTTGGGTGTTATATTTGAATCCTTGGGAAAAATCGCTAGAAGCTTAAATCCCCAATGGAAGTTTGGTATTCCTGCTTCTGAGTATGTTGAAGGTGCTGCAACACTGGCAAGTTCATTGTATTACCAG GGTTTGGGTGTTCCCACCGGCCCTCATGGTGCCTTCCGTGATTATCAAGTTGATGCAATCACTCTGGAAATTTCACCAAAAGTTTCTCTTACTAAACTGTACAGGCGTAATGAATTCATACTTCGTGGTGGAAG GTTAATTGAAGGAGTCATACGCTCAATAAACAACCTTCTTGAGAAGTTTCACCAGTCATTTTTTTTGTATCTCTTGACATCTCCTGGTAAGTTTGTGTCGGTTGGAGTTTACATGATTCCATTTGCATTACTTGTCGCACCACTTCCGATAGTTGCTGCCTATCTCCATGCCAATGCTAGTAATTCCAATCCCCAAAACCCATCCACCTTAGAAGTTGATGGCAGCCACAAATCATGGGAATGGTTGAATTCCGCTAGGAAGGTTTTGGTCATTCATTTATGGGGTGTTGTTGTCTCCTTACTCCCATTTTTCCTACGTCAACTCCCCAATACCACCCTAACGATGAACTTTGTATTGTGGGgttttctatcaattttaagcTTGCTGATTTTATACTTGATATTGGGTTGTCCAATTGCCGAAGCATCTGCGTCTCAACTCGAGAAAAACAAGTGGGCTAGCTTAAAGTCTGTAACTATATCAACAGCATTCATCGGTTTGTCTCTCATGTCCGTCATTAACTTTGCTACTGCAGAAATTGGGGCTTTACTTATTGTCCCAATTTGTCTATTGGCTAGACCATTGAAGCTTGATATCCAAGCTAGGAGCTGGAGAACCTTACTAAGGGCCTCTTTTAATATTGCTTTAGGATTTGTCGTGTTTCCTCCGGTTGCATTTGTTTTACTTAAAGTTGCATTTGAAGATTTTTATGGTATTAATGTTGGTGACTACTGGAAGTGGGTGGAATCCCTTTGGGCTTGGAACAGTGCTACTTACCTCTATGTAGGTGTTGTTCATCTACCATGCTGGGCACTGtgtatttacattttatttcatCCATGCTGA